The proteins below are encoded in one region of Terriglobia bacterium:
- a CDS encoding DUF885 domain-containing protein has translation MSSFVDDYFNALFEWSPATATATGFHEYDSKIEDLSGSATNLRIGKLKELKARLADVRAGKLAADDEIDAEILDSQINAELLDLEVIQTWRHNPMNYVELPGGTIDNLMKRNFAPPADRLRSVIARLKGVPAIMSAMKANVENPPHEFTDLAFRIAHGSVGFFKEDVAAWAKDAAGGDTALLNEFNQVNNAAAASLEDASNWLEKTLLPKSTGSYAIGPDNFSKKLMYEEMVDTPLDRLLSIGEANLEKDYNAFIETARQIDPSKPPMEVMKSLSNDHPTEASLIPDAKRTVEGIIQFIKDKSIVTIPSEVRPIITETPPYARSGAFASMDTPGAYETKATEAFYYITPPEKVWDAKHKEEHLRLFNAPVMNVITIHEAYPGHYIQFLNAKSFPTKTRKILYCSSNVEGWAHYAEQMMIDEGFGGGDPKMRLAQLEEALLRDARYVAGIKLHTAGWTVEQAARFFEEKAFQEPANAYEEARRGAYNPTYLYYTLGKLQIYKLRDDFRRTKGSNFSLKDFHDDFVKQGGIPIALIRRILLPGDKSPSL, from the coding sequence ATGTCTTCTTTTGTCGACGATTATTTCAATGCCTTGTTCGAATGGAGTCCGGCAACGGCGACCGCAACTGGCTTCCACGAGTATGACTCGAAAATCGAAGATCTTTCGGGGTCCGCAACCAACCTACGCATCGGGAAGCTGAAAGAGCTGAAGGCCAGGCTTGCGGATGTCCGTGCGGGCAAGCTGGCGGCGGATGACGAGATCGACGCGGAGATCCTGGACAGCCAGATCAATGCCGAGTTGCTCGATCTCGAAGTCATTCAAACGTGGCGGCACAACCCCATGAATTATGTCGAGCTGCCTGGAGGCACGATCGACAACCTGATGAAACGCAATTTCGCGCCTCCGGCGGATCGCCTGCGTTCCGTTATCGCGCGCCTGAAAGGCGTGCCGGCCATCATGAGCGCGATGAAAGCCAACGTCGAAAACCCTCCCCACGAGTTCACCGACCTGGCATTTCGTATCGCGCATGGATCGGTCGGTTTCTTCAAAGAAGATGTCGCGGCGTGGGCCAAAGATGCGGCAGGAGGCGATACGGCGCTTCTGAACGAATTCAACCAGGTCAACAATGCGGCTGCGGCGTCGCTGGAGGATGCATCGAACTGGCTCGAGAAGACGCTGCTTCCGAAGTCGACGGGCAGTTACGCCATCGGTCCGGACAACTTCTCGAAGAAGCTTATGTATGAGGAGATGGTCGACACGCCGCTCGACCGTCTTTTGTCGATCGGTGAAGCCAATCTCGAGAAGGATTACAACGCGTTCATTGAAACCGCGCGGCAGATCGATCCTTCAAAGCCGCCGATGGAAGTCATGAAATCGCTTTCGAACGATCACCCGACGGAAGCGAGTCTGATTCCCGACGCGAAGCGCACCGTCGAGGGAATCATCCAGTTCATCAAAGACAAGAGCATCGTCACGATTCCATCGGAGGTCCGGCCGATCATCACAGAGACCCCTCCGTACGCCCGTTCAGGCGCGTTTGCTTCGATGGATACACCCGGCGCCTACGAAACCAAAGCGACGGAAGCTTTTTACTACATCACGCCGCCGGAGAAAGTGTGGGACGCTAAACACAAGGAAGAGCATTTGCGCCTGTTCAACGCCCCGGTGATGAACGTCATCACGATTCACGAGGCCTATCCCGGACACTACATCCAGTTTCTCAACGCCAAATCGTTTCCGACAAAAACCCGGAAGATCCTTTACTGCAGTTCAAACGTCGAAGGCTGGGCTCATTACGCCGAGCAGATGATGATTGACGAAGGTTTCGGCGGAGGCGACCCGAAAATGCGTCTCGCGCAGCTCGAGGAGGCATTGCTTCGCGATGCCCGCTACGTCGCCGGAATCAAGCTTCATACTGCCGGCTGGACGGTCGAGCAGGCGGCCAGGTTCTTTGAGGAAAAGGCGTTTCAGGAACCTGCCAACGCTTATGAAGAAGCCCGCCGAGGGGCCTACAATCCGACATATTTGTACTACACGCTGGGTAAGCTGCAGATCTACAAGCTGCGTGACGACTTCCGCAGGACGAAGGGCTCGAATTTCAGCCTGAAAGACTTTCATGATGATTTCGTAAAGCAAGGCGGCATACCGATAGCCCTTATCCGGCGGATTCTATTGCCAGGAGATAAGAGTCCATCCCTGTAA